The following proteins are encoded in a genomic region of Chryseobacterium cucumeris:
- a CDS encoding phytase, which produces MKNLHYILALSVLPFVVSCTGQKEVIEKLKPTVITETVIHDTDDPAIWINSQDPSKSIIIGTDKDTDGGLYAFDLNGKIIHKVLGLKRPNNVDLEYGFILNGKKTDIAAVTERETNKVKLYSLPELKEVGEISVFEGETERGPMGVSMYKNPQTEEIFVIVGRKSGPADGYLWQYKLTEKNGSITGEVVRKFGKYSGLKEIESIAVDDEMGYIYYSDEQFGVHKYYADPEKGNEELAVFGKGDFKSDVEGISIYPTDKGKGYILVSNQQNDTFNVYLREDQSKGRIAEIPVSTLESDGSEVTHINLGPKFPKGVFVAMSNGRVFHYYDWRVIEKAIKSAIKAGK; this is translated from the coding sequence ATGAAAAACCTACATTATATACTGGCTCTTTCAGTTCTTCCTTTTGTGGTCAGCTGTACAGGGCAGAAAGAAGTTATAGAAAAATTAAAACCTACCGTTATTACAGAAACAGTGATTCATGATACAGATGATCCTGCCATATGGATCAATTCTCAGGATCCTTCAAAAAGTATTATCATCGGAACAGATAAAGATACAGATGGAGGTTTGTACGCCTTTGATCTTAACGGAAAAATCATCCATAAAGTATTAGGATTGAAGCGTCCCAACAATGTTGATCTTGAATATGGTTTTATTTTAAATGGAAAGAAAACAGACATCGCTGCCGTAACGGAAAGGGAAACGAACAAAGTAAAATTATATTCGCTTCCTGAACTGAAAGAAGTGGGAGAAATCTCAGTATTTGAAGGAGAAACAGAACGTGGTCCGATGGGAGTTTCCATGTATAAAAATCCGCAGACAGAAGAAATATTTGTCATTGTAGGAAGAAAATCTGGTCCTGCTGACGGCTACCTATGGCAATATAAGCTTACGGAGAAAAATGGCTCTATCACCGGAGAAGTTGTCCGTAAATTCGGAAAATACAGTGGCCTGAAAGAGATTGAAAGCATTGCTGTAGATGACGAAATGGGCTATATCTACTATTCTGATGAGCAGTTTGGAGTTCATAAATACTATGCTGATCCGGAAAAAGGTAATGAGGAATTAGCTGTTTTCGGAAAAGGTGATTTTAAATCTGATGTGGAAGGAATTTCCATCTATCCTACTGATAAAGGGAAAGGTTATATTCTGGTTTCGAATCAGCAGAATGATACCTTTAATGTCTACTTAAGAGAAGACCAATCAAAGGGGAGAATTGCAGAAATTCCGGTTTCTACATTAGAAAGTGATGGTTCTGAAGTGACCCATATTAACTTGGGTCCAAAATTCCCGAAAGGCGTTTTTGTTGCGATGAGCAATGGCAGAGTATTTCATTATTATGACTGGAGAGTGATTGAAAAAGCCATTAAATCAGCGATAAAGGCTGGAAAATAA
- a CDS encoding MarR family winged helix-turn-helix transcriptional regulator has product MKLIEKEFFNTFTDFQCLILAHMNRGDINGVTAAHYNIIEFIMRKGTATGREISLAFNISQAAISKQLKFLIGQDLIVREQEKADHRKFNLSVTDKGRFIVDNSETFRKAITHQTASILTSEELKNFNYLLGKVLNNIKL; this is encoded by the coding sequence ATGAAACTCATTGAAAAAGAATTTTTTAACACATTTACTGATTTCCAATGTCTTATTCTGGCTCACATGAACCGGGGTGACATTAACGGAGTAACTGCTGCTCATTATAATATTATTGAATTTATTATGAGGAAAGGAACAGCAACAGGAAGGGAAATATCACTGGCTTTCAACATTAGCCAGGCAGCCATTTCAAAACAGCTGAAATTTCTGATCGGTCAAGATTTGATTGTCCGGGAACAAGAGAAAGCAGACCACAGGAAATTCAATCTTTCAGTAACGGATAAAGGAAGGTTTATTGTAGATAATTCTGAAACTTTCCGTAAGGCTATCACTCATCAGACGGCTTCCATACTTACCTCTGAAGAATTAAAAAATTTTAATTATCTGCTGGGTAAAGTTTTGAATAATATAAAACTGTAG
- a CDS encoding ATP-binding cassette domain-containing protein gives MENIEITNARQNNLKNISIKIPKYKIVVFTGVSGSGKSSLVFETIGAEAQRQINETQNSFIRNRLQHYGLPDVDKIENLNVPIIINQKRLGGNARSTVGTAADVSASLRLLFSRMGEPFVGYSNVFSFNHPQGMCPECEGLGFVQTLNVNTLIDREKSLHEGAIRFPTFQPGGWRLTRYTLSGYFDNDKKLKDFTDKEWETLLYAQEHKPKHPDKEWGKTVKYEGIVPRIEKAFLKKDSKENITRKDALKNIVITKTCPSCQGKRLNEKILSCKIEGKSIADCMTLSVDELLEFITSLDSKAYEVVIKELSAKLQNIITIGLQYLTLDRSTNTLSGGESQRIKMVRSLGNSLVDLLYIFDEPSIGLHPKDLQNIITIIQQIRDKGNSVLIVEHDPDLIKMADRVIDIGPGSGRNGGEVIFDGAFKDLKKSAGKTGSYFATKPSIKQEFRKPDGYLEIKNANRYNLKNVTVNIPTGVITVVTGVAGSGKSTLINRILPELYPDVTIIDQSLFAASARSNLLTYLGISDIVRKLFAQSNHVSDKLFSRNSDGACKNCKGLGIEKIDLAFMDDIDQPCEVCGGSGFDPDVLQYTYSGKTIAEVMSMTVSEASDFFKEELVLRNFDLLIQLGLDYLTLGQRLDSFSGGERQRLKLTRELKNTNQIIILDEPSTGLHPSDTQKLLRFFNGLADQNNTLIVIEHNLDIISQADWIIDMGPGAGKFGGEVLFEGTPVDLLKNKKSFTAEFLRKHIQ, from the coding sequence ATGGAAAATATAGAAATTACGAACGCTCGTCAGAATAATCTCAAAAATATTTCCATAAAAATTCCAAAGTACAAGATCGTGGTTTTTACGGGAGTATCGGGATCCGGAAAATCATCTTTGGTCTTTGAAACGATTGGAGCTGAAGCACAAAGACAGATTAATGAGACCCAGAACAGCTTTATCAGAAACCGCCTGCAGCATTATGGCCTTCCGGATGTAGATAAAATTGAAAACCTTAATGTTCCAATCATTATCAATCAAAAACGGTTGGGCGGAAATGCCAGATCTACGGTAGGAACGGCAGCGGACGTGTCTGCTTCTTTAAGACTTTTGTTTTCCAGAATGGGAGAGCCGTTTGTAGGATATTCCAATGTATTTTCATTCAATCACCCGCAGGGAATGTGTCCTGAATGTGAGGGATTAGGATTTGTACAAACTTTGAATGTGAATACCTTGATTGATCGTGAAAAATCCTTACATGAAGGAGCCATTCGCTTCCCTACATTTCAGCCTGGAGGATGGCGTTTAACAAGATATACTTTGTCCGGTTATTTCGATAATGATAAAAAGTTGAAGGATTTCACCGATAAAGAATGGGAAACCCTGTTGTATGCACAGGAACACAAACCGAAACATCCTGATAAAGAATGGGGAAAAACGGTAAAATATGAAGGAATTGTTCCAAGGATTGAAAAAGCATTTTTAAAAAAAGATTCTAAAGAAAACATTACAAGAAAAGATGCTCTGAAGAATATTGTGATTACCAAGACCTGTCCGTCTTGCCAGGGAAAACGTCTGAACGAAAAAATACTGTCCTGTAAAATCGAAGGTAAAAGTATTGCAGATTGTATGACCCTTTCAGTGGATGAACTGCTTGAGTTTATTACCTCACTGGATTCAAAAGCATATGAAGTCGTCATCAAAGAGCTTTCCGCAAAGCTACAGAATATCATTACGATAGGATTGCAGTATCTGACTCTTGACAGAAGTACCAACACGCTTTCTGGAGGAGAATCTCAGCGTATAAAAATGGTGAGGAGTTTGGGAAACAGCCTGGTAGATCTGTTGTATATTTTTGATGAACCCAGTATTGGACTTCATCCGAAGGATCTGCAGAATATCATCACTATCATTCAGCAGATCAGAGACAAAGGAAACTCTGTTTTAATCGTTGAGCATGATCCGGATCTGATCAAAATGGCGGACAGGGTGATTGATATTGGCCCCGGTTCAGGAAGAAACGGAGGAGAAGTGATTTTTGACGGGGCGTTTAAAGATTTAAAAAAATCGGCAGGTAAAACAGGTTCTTATTTCGCAACAAAACCTTCCATCAAACAAGAATTCAGAAAACCTGATGGCTATCTGGAAATTAAAAATGCCAACAGATATAATCTTAAAAATGTGACGGTAAATATTCCGACAGGAGTAATTACAGTCGTAACCGGTGTTGCAGGATCCGGCAAAAGTACCCTGATAAATCGTATTCTCCCGGAACTCTATCCGGATGTAACTATTATTGATCAATCTTTGTTTGCTGCAAGTGCCCGCTCCAATTTGCTTACTTATCTCGGAATATCAGATATTGTACGTAAGCTTTTTGCACAATCTAACCATGTTTCAGATAAACTCTTCAGCAGAAACAGTGACGGAGCCTGCAAAAACTGTAAAGGTTTGGGAATAGAAAAGATTGACCTGGCTTTTATGGATGATATTGATCAGCCATGCGAGGTTTGCGGAGGTTCAGGATTTGATCCTGATGTACTGCAATATACCTACAGCGGAAAAACAATTGCAGAAGTCATGAGCATGACAGTTTCTGAGGCCTCTGATTTTTTTAAGGAAGAATTGGTGCTCAGAAATTTTGACCTCCTGATACAATTAGGACTTGATTATCTGACATTGGGACAAAGACTGGACAGCTTTTCCGGAGGCGAGAGACAGCGCCTGAAGCTGACAAGAGAACTGAAAAATACCAATCAGATCATTATTCTTGATGAACCGAGCACAGGACTGCATCCAAGTGATACTCAAAAGCTTCTTAGGTTTTTTAATGGTCTTGCAGATCAGAATAATACGCTGATTGTTATCGAACACAATCTTGATATTATTTCCCAGGCAGACTGGATTATTGATATGGGACCGGGCGCAGGGAAATTTGGAGGTGAAGTATTGTTTGAAGGAACTCCGGTGGATCTTTTGAAAAATAAAAAATCATTCACTGCAGAGTTTTTGAGAAAACATATCCAATAA